GCAGATCCAATCACGACGGAATCCTCGCGGTGTGGCGTCCCGGGAAATCAACCTTTGGGTAGGATCACACCGTGATGGCCCTGTGCCGACCGGCGCGGTGGTTTCGTCGTGGTGATTCGACGAACACCGGCATCGGCGCGGTTCCTGCCCGCTCGGACGCTCGGAGGTCGGTGGTGCGCGGCGTGCTCGTTCGCCCTCTGCTTCGACTGCCGCGCACGTTGCTGGCCGCCGCCGGTCTGGTGGCCGCAGGTTCGCTGCTGGTGATCTCGCCGTTCGACTTCCCCTGTGCTTTCGCCGCGGCGGGGCTGGACGGACCGATGTGCGGGGGAACCCGCATGCTCGAGGCGTTGTTGGCGGGCGACCTCCCCCGCGCGTTGGGCTTCAACGCGTTCGCCGCCGTCGTCTTCCTCCCGCTGGTCGCCGCGCTGCTGATCGCCTGCGCGCGCTACGAGCTGGGGCGCGGTCGGAGCCTCTGGCCCTCGGGCACGCGCGGGGTCGTGTGCGCCCACCTGCTGGGGGGAGGGTTGGTGCTGTGGACGGTGCTGCGCAACCTGCCGGTGGAACCGTTCACGGTGCTGGCGACCTGATTGGATTTTTCTGTTCGGACTGCCGTGGGTGGTTGCTTGGCGGAACCTCTCGCGTCGCTCTCGCTCCGGGTACCCGACATCGGGTAGTGCTCTGCACAACGTCGGGCCGTCCTCGCGAGAGCGACGCGAGAGAACCCGCGGACGCTCGCCCTGACAACGTGGTTGTTACGACGCTTTCGCGCCGAAGCACCACACCGGATCTCAACACGACGGGAAAGCATTCAGTGAGGAAACCGATTGATGGGATGATGGGGCCGTGAGCCTGTATCGCGATGTCGGTGTCGTGCTGAGGGTGGGCAAACTGGGTGAGGCCGACCGGATCATCACTCTGCTGACCCGTCGTTACGGCAAGGTGCGGGCGGTGGCGAAAGGGGTCCGCCGCACGAGTTCCAGGTTCGGAGCTCGACTCGAGCCGTTCGCGCACGTGGATGTGCAACTGCACACCGGAAGAACCCTCGACGTGGTCACCCAGGTTCAGACCCTGGACGCCTTCGGTGCGGGCATCGTCGGTGACTACCGGCGCTACACGACCGCCTGCGCCGTGCTGGAGACGGTGGACCGGATCGTGGCCGAGGAGGGGGAGCCGGTGCTGCGCATGTACCTGCTCGTCGTCGGGGCCCTGCGCGCGCTGGCCGGTGGTCACAGGGACGCCTCCCTGGTGCTGGACTCCTTCGTGCTGCGGGCGATGGCCTTCGCGGGATGGTCCCCCGCCCTCGGGGAGTGCGCCCGTTGCGGCCTCGCCGGTCCCCACGTCGCTTTCAGCGTCCACGTCGGCGGGACGGTCTGCCCCGAGTGCCGCCCGGCGGGGGCCGCCAGGCCGGCAGCGGCCACGCTCGCCCTGCTGCGGGCCTTGCTCGACGGTGACTGGGACGTGGCCGAGGCCTCCGAGGAGACGGTGCGCCGGGAGGGCAGCGGTCTGGTCGCGGCGCATCTGCAGTGGCACCTGGAACGCCAGCTGCGCTCGCTGCCGTTGGTGGAGCGCGATTCGGCCGAACGGGGCGGGGACGAACGAGCGTCCGCGGCGGACGAGCAGCTGGAGGACACCTCCGTCCTTCCGGAGAAGCGGGTCCCCGAGCTGATCCGTGAACGGGCGAGCGGTGTGGGGGCGGCCGCGGAACCGGGTCCGAGCGGCCCGCCGGAACGACCGTGATCACCCGGGGGTTCCGCTCCGGGGACGAGGTGGACGTACGACGGATCTGCGTGGCCACCGGGGACGCCGGTGAGCACTCGCGCAACATCCTGCGGGACCCGGAGCTGATGGCGCACGTGTTCGCCTCGCCGTATCTGGCCCTGCATCCGGAACTGTGCTTCGTCGCGGAGAGCTCCGGGCAAACGCTCGGCTACGTGGTCGCCGCGCTGGACTCCGTGGAGTTCTACCACCGCTGGGAGCGGGAGTTCGCACCCCGCTTCGCGCGCAGCCATCCCGCCCCGCCGCTCGGCGGCGGGCGGGGTGAGGCCGAGCGAGTGGATGACGCGGACGGGCAGCTACGCGTGCTGCTGCACCGGCCCCGGACCATGTTGCTGCCCGACACCGACGTCTACCCCTCGCACCTGCACATCAACGTGCT
This genomic stretch from Actinopolyspora halophila DSM 43834 harbors:
- a CDS encoding DUF2752 domain-containing protein gives rise to the protein MLVRPLLRLPRTLLAAAGLVAAGSLLVISPFDFPCAFAAAGLDGPMCGGTRMLEALLAGDLPRALGFNAFAAVVFLPLVAALLIACARYELGRGRSLWPSGTRGVVCAHLLGGGLVLWTVLRNLPVEPFTVLAT
- the recO gene encoding DNA repair protein RecO, whose translation is MSLYRDVGVVLRVGKLGEADRIITLLTRRYGKVRAVAKGVRRTSSRFGARLEPFAHVDVQLHTGRTLDVVTQVQTLDAFGAGIVGDYRRYTTACAVLETVDRIVAEEGEPVLRMYLLVVGALRALAGGHRDASLVLDSFVLRAMAFAGWSPALGECARCGLAGPHVAFSVHVGGTVCPECRPAGAARPAAATLALLRALLDGDWDVAEASEETVRREGSGLVAAHLQWHLERQLRSLPLVERDSAERGGDERASAADEQLEDTSVLPEKRVPELIRERASGVGAAAEPGPSGPPERP
- a CDS encoding GNAT family N-acetyltransferase is translated as MITRGFRSGDEVDVRRICVATGDAGEHSRNILRDPELMAHVFASPYLALHPELCFVAESSGQTLGYVVAALDSVEFYHRWEREFAPRFARSHPAPPLGGGRGEAERVDDADGQLRVLLHRPRTMLLPDTDVYPSHLHINVLSGARRMGVGKALLRVLFDTLAAAGSPGVQLGVRATNASAHAFYRAVGMTRLPLDEGPAIRFGCPLGR